From the genome of Deltaproteobacteria bacterium, one region includes:
- a CDS encoding rubredoxin: MSKYECPCKYVYDPELGDPENGIEPGTPFEDLPDDWVCPKCGAEKEYFEKI; this comes from the coding sequence ATGTCCAAGTATGAGTGCCCTTGCAAATATGTCTACGATCCAGAGCTGGGTGATCCAGAAAACGGCATCGAACCGGGAACACCCTTTGAGGATCTTCCTGACGACTGGGTCTGCCCCAAGTGCGGCGCTGAAAAAGAATACTTTGAAAAAATCTGA
- a CDS encoding 30S ribosomal protein S20, which translates to MANHKSALKRHRQSLKRRDRNRIVKTRVKNTVKAVRQAIEAGDGETAAKVLGQANAVLDKAASKNIIHWRNAGRRMARLAKAVQAMSA; encoded by the coding sequence TTGGCCAACCACAAGTCGGCTCTCAAGAGGCACCGCCAGAGCCTGAAACGCAGAGACAGGAACAGGATCGTCAAAACCAGGGTCAAGAATACCGTCAAGGCTGTCCGGCAGGCCATTGAGGCCGGTGACGGCGAAACCGCTGCCAAGGTTCTTGGACAGGCCAACGCTGTTCTGGACAAGGCCGCATCCAAAAACATCATTCACTGGCGCAACGCCGGTCGACGTATGGCTCGTCTGGCCAAAGCCGTTCAGGCTATGTCCGCCTGA